The Rhizoctonia solani chromosome 14, complete sequence genome has a segment encoding these proteins:
- a CDS encoding Nitronate monooxygenase, which translates to MLRQQIHDIKEYLNDKKAPFGVDLALPQVGGSARKTNYDYTHGQLPELIDVIIEEKASLFVCAVGIPPKFAVDKLHKAGIPVMNMVGHPKHVAKARCREEKVVGIPGMFRRVLVPACVDAVKGRKSPLTGKPVFVVAAGGIYDGRGLAAALMWGAQGVWVGTRFVASEEAGANKRHKELLVNAGYEDIGRTLIYSGRPLNVYRTDYVKDWETNRADEIKALTEKGIVPHYQEMEKHPEKSIVGHHYLMGNVAAVIKDVLPAKTIVDNMVSDAVKCIENAKAMTGGKAKL; encoded by the exons ATGCTCAGGCAGCAG ATCCACGATATCAAGGAATACCTCAACGACAAGAAAGCACCATTTGGTGTTGACCTTGCACTCCCACAAGTGGGCGGCTCGGCACGAAAAACAAAC TACGATTACACCCATGGCCAACTACCCGAACTTATCGACGTCATAATCGAAGAAAAAGCTTCGCTCTTTGTCTGTGCGGTTGGGATCCCACCCAAGTTCGCAGTTGATAAGCTGCACAAGGCCGGGATCCCGGTGATGAAT ATGGTTGGACATCCCAAG CATGTGGCCAAGGCTAGATGCCG GGAGGAGAAGGTGGTGGGCATACCGGGTATGTTCCGACGAGTCCTTGTTCCTGCATGTGTG GATGCGGTCAAAGGTCGTAAATCGCCGTTGACCGGTAAACCGGTCTTTGTTGTTGCGGCGGGTGGCATTTATGATGGACGAGGACTCGCTGCTGCGCTCATGTGGGGTGCTCAGGGCGTATGGGTTGGTACTCGGTTCGTAGCCAGCGAGGAAGCTGGCGCGAACAAGAGGCACAAAGAACT GCTCGTGAATGCTGGTTACGAG GACATTGGACGCACGTTGATTTACTCAGGAAGGCCGTTGAATGTTTACAGGACTGATTACGTCAAAGATTG GGAAACAAACCGAGCTGATGAGATCAAAGCCTTGACCGAAAAGGGGATCGTTCCACAC TACCAGGAGATGGAAAAGCACCCCGAAAAGTCGATAGTTGGACA CCATTACCTTATGGGCAATGTTGCGGCGGTGATCAAAGACGTCCTTCCCGCCAAGACGATTGTAGACAACATGGTCTCTGATGCGGTGAAATGCATTGAGAATGCAAAGGCGATGACCGGCGGAAAGGCCAAGCTCTGA